The Miscanthus floridulus cultivar M001 chromosome 7, ASM1932011v1, whole genome shotgun sequence genome includes a region encoding these proteins:
- the LOC136467581 gene encoding cytosolic invertase 1-like, which produces MEAAAMRKASSQASLADPDDFDLTRLLNHKPRINVERQRSFDDRSLSELSLAGAGTASRCGWGYYGGGVESYESMYSPGGGLRSYCGTPASSTRLSFEPHPLIGEAWDALRRSIVSFRGQPIGTIAAVDHSAAGEVLNYDQVFVREFVPSALAFLMNGEPEIVRNFLLKTLLLQGWEKRIDRFKLGEGAMPASFKVLKDPKRGVDKLVADFGESAIGRVAPVDSGFWWIIILRAYTKSTGDMTLAETPMCQKGIRLIMNQCLAEGFDTFPTLLCADGCCMIDRRMGVYGYPIEIQALFFMALRCALLMLKPDAEGKEMMERIVTRLAALSYHMRSYFWLDFQQLNDIYRFKTEEYSHTAVNKFNVNPESIPDWLFDFMPTRGGYFVGNVSPARMDFRWFALGNCVAILASLATPDQAAAIMDLIEERWEDLVGEMPVKICYPAIEGHEWQIVTGCDPKNTRWSYHNGGSWPVLLWLLTAACIKTGRLKIARRAIDLAEARLARDGCPEYYDGKLGRYIGKQARKFQTWSIAGYLVAKMMLEDPSHLGMISLEEEKPTKPVLRRSASWTV; this is translated from the exons ATGGAGGCGGCGGCGATGCGCAAGGCATCGTCGCAGGCGTCGCTGGCGGACCCGGACGACTTCGACCTGACGCGGCTGCTGAACCACAAGCCGCGGATCAACGTGGAGAGGCAGCGGTCGTTCGACGACCGCTCCCTCAGCGAGCTGTCGCTCGCCGGCGCGGGCACGGCCAGCCGCTGCGGATGGGGCTACTACGGCGGAGGGGTGGAGAGCTACGAGAGCATGTACTCCCCAGGCGGCGGGCTGCGGTCCTACTGCGGCACGCCGGCCTCGTCCACGCGGCTCTCGTTCGAGCCCCACCCGCTCATCGGCGAGGCCTGGGACGCGCTGCGCCGCTCCATCGTGTCCTTCCGCGGCCAGCCGATCGGCACCATCGCCGCCGTAGACCACTCCGCCGCCGGCGAAGTGCTCAACTACGACCAG GTGTTCGTTAGGGAGTTCGTCCCGAGCGCGCTGGCGTTCCTGATGAACGGGGAGCCGGAAATCGTGCGGAACTTCCTGCTGAAGACGCTGCTGCTGCAGGGGTGGGAGAAGCGGATCGACCGCTTCAAGCTCGGCGAGGGCGCCATGCCGGCGAGCTTCAAGGTGCTCAAGGACCCCAAGCGCGGCGTCGACAAGCTGGTGGCCGACTTCGGGGAGAGCGCCATCGGGCGTGTGGCGCCGGTGGATTCCGGGTTCTGGTGGATCATCATCCTGAGGGCCTACACCAAGTCCACCGGCGACATGACGCTGGCCGAGACGCCCATGTGCCAGAAGGGCATCCGGCTCATCATGAACCAGTGCCTCGCCGAGGGCTTCGACACCTTCCCCACACTGCTCTGCGCCGACGGATGCTGCATGATCGATCGCAGGATG GGTGTGTACGGGTACCCGATCGAGATCCAGGCCCTGTTCTTCATGGCGCTTCGGTGCGCGCTGCTGATGCTGAAGCCGGACGCGGAGGGGAAGGAGATGATGGAGCGGATCGTGACACGGCTGGCGGCGCTGAGCTACCACATGCGGAGCTACTTCTGGCTGGACTTCCAGCAGCTCAACGACATCTACCGGTTCAAGACGGAGGAGTACTCGCACACGGCCGTCAACAAGTTCAACGTCAACCCGGAGTCCATCCCGGACTGGCTCTTTGACTTCATGCCCACCCGCGGCGGCTACTTCGTCGGCAACGTCAGCCCCGCCCGGATGGACTTCCGGTGGTTCGCGCTCGGCAACTGCGTCGCCATCCTCGCGTCGCTCGCCACGCCCGACCAGGCCGCTGCCATCATGGACCTCATCGAGGAGCGGTGGGAGGACCTCGTCGGCGAGATGCCTGTCAAGATATGCTACCCGGCCATCGAGGGACACGAGTGGCAGATCGTCACGGGCTGCGACCCCAAGAACACAAGATGGAGCTACCACAACGGGGGATCTTGGCCAG TGCTGCTGTGGCTGCTCACTGCGGCATGCATCAAGACGGGGAGGCTGAAGATTGCTCGGCGCGCCATCGACCTAGCCGAGGCGAGGCTCGCGAGGGACGGCTGCCCAGAGTACTACGACGGCAAGCTGGGTCGCTACATCGGCAAGCAGGCGAGGAAGTTCCAGACGTGGTCCATCGCGGGGTACCTGGTGGCCAAAATGATGCTGGAGGACCCGTCTCACCTCGGCATGATCTCCCTGGAGGAGGAGAAGCCGACCAAGCCGGTGCTCAGGAGGTCGGCCTCTTGGACAGTGTAA